The following proteins are co-located in the Solanum pennellii chromosome 8, SPENNV200 genome:
- the LOC107028020 gene encoding pectin acetylesterase 8-like, giving the protein MKIEVVHEIHMRGLTKTFFLALLALLCTTHVLGTDDNYLYINITILHSATAQGAVCLDGSPPAYHLDRGHGTGLRSWVIYLDGGGWCDNISDCLDRSTKFSGSSTKMNQQSFFGGILHNTSKENPEFHNWNRVRVKYCDGASFTGDVEQVNPENKLYFRGARIFKAIMEDLWCKGMKNAENAILTGTSAGGLATILNCDKFKSLLPGSARVKCVASAGFFINGKTISGTSHIQEMYQEIVNLHGSAKNLPLACTSAMEPSLCFFPQNVVSYVQTPLFIINSVYDSWQINNTLVPSYLDPQHAWKGCIKNISSCTSSQLIIIRAFGVEFLKIFEGLPPCFTRGYFLTSCYSHGDVLSTSYWYNTTSPRLLSKTIAEAVGDWYFERAGFQHIDPYPGVKNCK; this is encoded by the exons atgaaaattgaGGTTGTTCATGAAATTCACATGAGGGGTTT gacaaaaacattttttttggcTTTGTTAGCACTACTTTGTACAACTCATGTTCTTGGCACCGATGATAATTATTTGTACATTAATATCACAATACTTCATAGTGCAACTGCCCAAGGCGCAG TATGTCTCGATGGAAGTCCGCCAGCATATCATCTGGATAGGGGACATGGTACCGGACTTCGCAGCTGGGTTATCTACTTAGAT gGAGGCGGTTGGTGTGACAATATCTCGGATTGTCTTGATCGTTCAACTAAGTTCTCAGGTTCTTCCACGAAGATGAATCAACAAAGTTTTTTTGGCGGGATACTTCATAATACCTCCAAAGAAAATCCAG AGTTTCACAATTGGAACCGAGTGAGGGTGAAGTATTGTGATGGTGCATCTTTCACTGGTGATGTTGAACAAGTCAACCCT GAGAATAAGTTATATTTTCGAGGGGCAAGAATATTTAAGGCAATTATGGAGGATTTATGGTGCAAAGGAATGAAAAATGCTGAAAAT GCAATTCTAACTGGAACATCAGCGGGAGGATTGGCAACAATCTTGAACTGTGACAAGTTCAAAAGCCTCCTTCCAGGGAGTGCCAGAGTAAAATGTGTTGCAAGTGCTGGCTTCTTCATCAATGG CAAGACAATAAGTGGTACTTCACATATTCAAGAGATGTATCAAGAAATTGTTAACCTACAT GGATCGGCCAAGAATTTACCATTAGCTTGCACGTCTGCAATGGAGCCAAGTTTG TGTTTTTTCCCTCAAAATGTTGTTTCATATGTTCAGACTCCACTATTCATAATCAACTCAGTTTATGATTCCTGGCAG ATTAATAACACTTTGGTTCCTTCATACCTTGATCCTCAACATGCTTGGAAGGGTTGCATCAAGAACATAAGTAGTTGCACATCTAGCCAACTTATAATTATTCGAG CCTTCGGAGTTGAATTCTTGAAGATATTTGAGGGACTACCCCCTTGTTTTACAAGGGGTTATTTCCTCACATCTTGCTATTCACATGGTGATGTTCTATCAACATCATACTGGTATAATACTACCTCTCCAAGGTTACTTAGTAAG ACAATTGCTGAAGCTGTTGGGGATTGGTACTTTGAGAGAGCAGGATTTCAACATATAGACCCGTATCCTGGTGTTAAAAATTGCAAATAA